The genomic DNA ATTTCCACCTCTTCGGCATGGATCAGGAATTCCCTGGGAATCCTCACCGCTTGACTGTTCCCGCTTTTGAATACCTTCGCCGTTTTCATCACAAGCACAAGCCTCTGTATATACATTAGGATATACGGATTACGACGTCAATGGCGACATCGTACGAATAGCAAAGGGTTCAACCGGCATCATTCTCCTCACCTCGCGCCCGGCGGAGCCCATTACAGACGACGCCCCTAAATCGACTTGTCATTCCGTTTAAGCAGGCTCTTCGCTTCGCGCTTTGAGCTGAATGGACCGGCGACAATCTTCATTAAATTGCGCGCCTCTTCCACAACGAAGTAACTGCTGCTGAAGCCCCGGGTGACCCTGAATTTGCAAGAACCGGATTCCGCCTTCATGTCATCCGACGCTCGTTGTACGGCCTCGGCAATCATTGTCAGGAAAGTACGCAAGATGACAGACAGATCAGGTCCGCTGACGTCGAAAAAAGGGATCGTTGCTCGGGGGCGTCATGAGCCGCGTATACACGAAACCCAGACGGCCTTTCGCCGGACATCGAATCGCACTGGCGGCCGTCTAAACCAGTAAAACAACCAAACCAGTCGAAGTGTATTTTCCAGAACTAAAAATGTGAGAACGACTATGAATGCTATTGAATTCATCAAGCAAGACCACCGCCGGATCGAAGAGTTTTTTGAGAATTTCCTCGATGCCGAATCGGAGATGACCCAGGACGACCTCTTTCGGGAAATCGAGACGGGGCTGAGCGCCCACTCTGAAATGGAGGAACAGGCTTTGTATCCCGCGTTGCAGGATATCGTGCCCGGAAAGGTTGATGAAGCCCTCGAGGAACATGCTGAAGTGAAAGAACTGCTGGCCGACCTGCATGATGCCGATCTGACCGAGGAAGGCTTCGAATCCGGTTTTCGCAAACTCGTGGAGGATGTTCGTCACCACGTTAAAGAAGAAGAAGCGCCGGGCGGCATCCTGGAGGTCGCAGCCGAGTCCCTTTCCGCCAGGCAGCTAACGGAGATAATGAACGACATGCTCCGTGTGCAGCGCAGCATCAAACAGGACCTTGCGGCATGAGCCCGCTCGCTGTCCAGGGGATCGCCCGCTGAATTCGCCGCTT from Terriglobia bacterium includes the following:
- a CDS encoding hemerythrin domain-containing protein; the encoded protein is MNAIEFIKQDHRRIEEFFENFLDAESEMTQDDLFREIETGLSAHSEMEEQALYPALQDIVPGKVDEALEEHAEVKELLADLHDADLTEEGFESGFRKLVEDVRHHVKEEEAPGGILEVAAESLSARQLTEIMNDMLRVQRSIKQDLAA